The following are encoded together in the Gemmatimonas aurantiaca genome:
- a CDS encoding zinc-dependent metalloprotease produces MSLLRHVLRPMRFGAFLALVATARPAGAQSDEPFLRVRVDDARNRALLEIPAAQLNREFLHQVTLTTGLGTGSLDRATTGPSAIVRLERRGNRVLMIRDNWSVRAPNGDAANQRAAAEAFPRSVVGSFPVESDNAGVLTVDATSLFLADAYGVADGLRGQGGGGAYRVDAARSYLDGDRTRSFPRNAEVHAVLTFVGDQPNRALSRVAPDPRALTFEEHHSLVVLPDRGGFRPRDYDPRYGFFGTQFADLSEGFDGDYRAGYINRWRLIPRDPAAYARGELVEPVTPITYYLDPGIPAPYREALREGGNWWAKVFEAAGFRNAFRVLDLPAGADPMDARYNMLMWVHRTGPGPSVGPSYSDPRTGEIIRAVVRMDAWRSLVDYNIWAGTVPAFGAAGPSVSAEAFVMARRRQHAAHEIGHTIGLQHNYIASSQGRTSVMDYPFPLITLDASGGIDLRDAYRSGPGAWDSLAIRFGYTWYPDAGAEKAGLAAIMKDGFARNVRFINDTYANANGSIPEVTRWDEGATMFDAVTRSSKVRRVLMDKFDERAIQPGEPMALLNMRFAHVYLHHRYSLEGLSKYVGGMDFTFAMRGDGQVPTRVIPAAEQRRALAMALDALKPSELTVPERVQKLIPPPPPGFNTDQTWIGGSGGTAFDAITLAGGLATEVIGYLLDRDRTARLVLFAARDPQALTLDEVMRTIVARTWGATVPANPAERAVLRASQRAALDALLDIAGDVRAMPDVRATAITQVRQLQSRLTTMATAGDAAAGAHVTAARHDIQRFLDGNDKPELRPRYPVLTLPWP; encoded by the coding sequence ATGTCTTTGCTTCGTCACGTCCTCCGCCCGATGCGCTTCGGCGCTTTCCTCGCCCTTGTCGCCACCGCCCGGCCCGCTGGTGCGCAATCGGATGAACCGTTCCTGCGTGTCCGGGTCGACGACGCGCGCAACCGGGCGTTGCTGGAGATTCCGGCGGCGCAGCTCAATCGTGAATTCCTGCATCAGGTGACGCTCACCACCGGCCTGGGAACGGGGAGTCTCGATCGGGCCACGACTGGCCCCAGCGCGATCGTGCGGCTGGAACGTCGCGGCAATCGGGTGTTGATGATTCGTGACAACTGGTCGGTGCGGGCCCCCAATGGCGATGCGGCCAATCAGCGCGCCGCCGCCGAGGCGTTTCCACGCTCGGTGGTCGGCTCGTTTCCGGTGGAGAGCGACAACGCCGGAGTGTTGACGGTCGACGCCACGTCGCTCTTTCTGGCCGATGCCTATGGTGTGGCCGACGGTCTTCGCGGGCAGGGCGGTGGGGGTGCCTATCGGGTGGATGCCGCGCGCAGCTACCTCGACGGCGATCGCACGCGGTCCTTTCCGCGCAATGCGGAAGTGCATGCGGTGCTGACCTTCGTTGGAGATCAGCCGAACCGCGCGCTGTCGCGTGTGGCGCCGGATCCCCGGGCGCTCACATTCGAAGAGCATCACTCGCTGGTCGTCCTGCCCGATCGCGGCGGTTTCCGTCCGCGCGACTATGACCCGCGTTATGGATTCTTCGGTACGCAGTTCGCCGATCTCTCCGAAGGGTTCGACGGCGACTATCGGGCCGGCTACATCAATCGGTGGCGACTGATTCCCCGCGATCCCGCTGCGTATGCGCGGGGTGAACTCGTCGAGCCGGTCACACCCATCACCTACTATCTCGATCCCGGCATTCCCGCGCCGTATCGCGAAGCGCTGCGCGAGGGTGGCAACTGGTGGGCGAAGGTCTTCGAGGCGGCGGGCTTCCGCAACGCGTTCCGTGTGCTCGATCTTCCGGCCGGTGCCGATCCCATGGACGCGCGCTACAACATGCTGATGTGGGTGCATCGCACGGGGCCGGGCCCGAGTGTGGGTCCCAGCTACAGCGATCCGCGCACGGGTGAGATCATCCGCGCCGTGGTGCGGATGGATGCCTGGCGTTCGCTCGTCGACTACAACATCTGGGCCGGTACGGTGCCGGCGTTCGGTGCGGCGGGTCCCTCGGTGAGCGCCGAGGCGTTCGTGATGGCCCGTCGTCGCCAGCACGCCGCCCACGAGATCGGTCATACCATCGGCCTGCAGCACAATTACATCGCGTCCTCGCAGGGACGCACCAGTGTGATGGACTATCCGTTCCCGCTCATCACGCTCGATGCCAGCGGCGGTATCGATCTGCGCGATGCGTATCGCAGTGGTCCCGGGGCCTGGGATTCACTGGCCATCCGCTTCGGATATACGTGGTATCCCGATGCGGGTGCCGAGAAGGCCGGACTGGCGGCGATCATGAAGGACGGGTTTGCGCGCAACGTCCGGTTCATCAACGACACGTACGCCAACGCGAACGGTTCGATCCCCGAGGTCACGCGCTGGGACGAAGGCGCCACGATGTTCGACGCGGTGACGCGCAGCAGCAAGGTCCGGCGTGTGCTCATGGACAAGTTCGATGAACGCGCCATCCAGCCGGGCGAACCGATGGCGCTGCTCAACATGCGGTTCGCACATGTCTATCTGCATCACCGGTACTCGCTGGAAGGCCTCAGCAAGTATGTCGGTGGCATGGACTTCACGTTCGCCATGCGCGGCGACGGGCAGGTGCCCACGCGGGTGATTCCGGCGGCCGAGCAGCGACGTGCGCTCGCGATGGCCCTCGACGCGCTCAAGCCGTCGGAGCTCACGGTGCCGGAGCGTGTACAGAAGCTGATTCCGCCGCCGCCGCCGGGATTCAATACCGATCAGACCTGGATCGGCGGCAGCGGCGGCACGGCATTCGATGCCATCACGCTGGCCGGGGGGCTGGCCACGGAAGTGATCGGCTATCTGCTCGACCGGGATCGTACCGCGCGTCTGGTGCTCTTTGCGGCGCGGGATCCCCAGGCGCTCACGCTGGACGAAGTGATGCGTACCATCGTGGCCCGTACGTGGGGCGCGACCGTGCCCGCCAATCCGGCCGAACGAGCGGTGCTGCGCGCGTCACAGCGTGCGGCGCTCGACGCCCTGCTCGATATCGCCGGTGATGTGCGTGCGATGCCGGATGTGCGGGCGACGGCGATCACGCAGGTGCGTCAACTGCAGTCCCGATTGACCACGATGGCCACGGCGGGGGATGCGGCGGCGGGCGCGCATGTCACGGCGGCGCGGCACGATATCCAGCGCTTCCTCGATGGCAACGACAAGCCGGAATTGCGGCCGCGGTATCCGGTGTTGACGCTGCCGTGGCCGTGA
- a CDS encoding TonB-dependent receptor codes for MISALSVPRFPRAWHSGLCRLRAVVAALLLTGASLPNSAYAQTSTSLTGIVRDETGAPIANAQLRLVGLERGAQSNDRGRFTMANVTPGEHTLEARRIGFALRRISVTIRTGVNEVNVTLEHSALALDGIVVTGQGGEMERRRLSTNVDVISRDEIEASPTTRLDQLLQTKLPGAQIRMTSGQPGTTSLIRTRGINSVSTNSTPVIYVDGVRVDNLNTPAALGMNLSGSAHQGAATSALADIPLDNIERIEHIPGGAATTLYGSDAANGVIQIFTRRGVAGPTRASLEVESGVETPQTQFQHFHRTRDLLYRNGVTQKYSGSVEGGVGGFTYSISGSARAAQSHRVEGDNNALAFRSGLGADMGRRGRYTGSLSYNQDAYPRFRNGNSGGYNTLWFIEGGRSNAFGFNPDIDMLGDSAWQALKRFVSRAEALQDNSVRVRRFTTSHGFTIEPLTGLSVKANVGIDQRLTHERAITTNEFLIHTKQYPAGTSDRGSIQNYDRTYQGLTGELTAQHRYTHGAVSIVSALGGQLFRNDDEQVAYTATNVRDGAQTITGAGTTTGADATFRVANYGLYGQTNIGLRDRYFLELGLRADQNTAFGSTVGAQYYPKVGLVYEVTQESWMRDLVGERWLPKFRLRGNYGVAGNFPRPFANDQTINFSSLGGALAATFGQPGDPNLRPERTSTFEGGFDASLLADRATVSLTVYKARTRDALLNAPSAPSTGQTTQLRNVGEIENRGIELRSSIVPWSSPAGRLTLTGSVNTLKNKMVSTGNTPVFNLGGLSERTIQAVVEAGQPVGYLRGSKATFNPDGTLQKVELLQYLGKPHPDTFGSMSAQLRLGSRFTVNVDGDYQFGASSHSFDRHFRFQYGLPETIVPAAAVKAAGGPTGIWLDVFNLFVEKTDYVKLRNLSVEYRLPERLVPRGASSARISFAANNLLTWATSSFDPEVDLSGAIGQGAAAVGGFNYSTDSAARSFLLSIGLGF; via the coding sequence GTGATCTCCGCACTCTCCGTGCCGCGCTTCCCGCGCGCGTGGCACTCCGGTCTTTGTCGTCTCCGCGCAGTGGTCGCCGCGCTGCTGCTGACCGGAGCGTCACTTCCGAACTCCGCGTACGCACAGACCTCCACTTCACTCACCGGCATCGTGCGCGATGAAACCGGTGCCCCCATCGCCAATGCGCAGCTGCGCCTGGTGGGGCTCGAGCGGGGCGCCCAGTCCAATGACCGTGGACGTTTCACGATGGCGAATGTGACACCCGGCGAGCACACGCTCGAAGCCCGGCGTATCGGCTTTGCGCTCCGGCGGATTTCCGTGACCATCCGCACGGGCGTGAATGAAGTGAATGTGACGCTGGAACACTCGGCGCTCGCGCTCGATGGCATCGTCGTCACCGGCCAGGGTGGTGAAATGGAACGCCGTCGTCTCTCCACCAATGTCGATGTCATCTCGCGTGACGAGATCGAGGCCTCACCCACCACGCGCCTCGATCAATTGTTGCAGACCAAGCTGCCGGGCGCGCAGATCCGCATGACATCCGGCCAGCCGGGTACGACCTCGCTGATCCGGACCCGCGGCATCAATTCCGTCAGCACCAACTCCACGCCGGTCATCTATGTGGATGGTGTGCGGGTGGACAATCTCAACACACCTGCCGCGCTCGGGATGAATCTCTCGGGCTCCGCGCATCAGGGCGCGGCCACGAGCGCCCTGGCCGATATCCCGCTCGACAATATCGAACGCATCGAACACATCCCCGGTGGCGCGGCCACGACGCTGTATGGATCGGATGCCGCCAATGGCGTCATTCAGATCTTCACGCGCCGTGGTGTGGCGGGACCGACACGGGCCAGCCTGGAAGTCGAGTCGGGCGTGGAAACGCCGCAGACCCAGTTCCAGCACTTTCATCGCACGCGGGACCTGCTCTACCGCAACGGGGTGACGCAGAAATACAGCGGCAGCGTGGAAGGCGGCGTGGGTGGCTTCACCTACAGCATCTCCGGCAGTGCGCGCGCCGCGCAGAGCCATCGCGTGGAAGGGGACAACAATGCGCTCGCGTTCCGTTCCGGCCTCGGGGCCGATATGGGACGCCGCGGACGCTACACCGGCTCCCTGTCGTACAATCAGGACGCCTATCCGCGGTTCCGGAACGGCAATTCCGGTGGCTACAACACCCTCTGGTTCATCGAAGGCGGTCGCTCCAACGCGTTCGGTTTCAATCCCGATATCGACATGCTGGGTGATTCGGCCTGGCAGGCGCTCAAGCGCTTCGTCTCCCGCGCCGAAGCCCTGCAGGACAACTCGGTGCGCGTGCGGCGCTTCACCACGTCGCATGGGTTCACCATCGAGCCGCTGACGGGTCTCTCGGTGAAAGCCAACGTGGGTATCGATCAGCGTCTGACGCACGAGCGTGCGATCACGACCAACGAATTCCTCATTCACACCAAGCAGTATCCGGCCGGCACGTCCGATCGTGGCAGCATTCAGAACTACGACCGCACCTATCAGGGCCTGACGGGCGAACTGACGGCGCAGCATCGCTACACACACGGCGCGGTGTCTATCGTGTCCGCCCTCGGCGGTCAGCTCTTCCGCAATGACGACGAGCAGGTGGCTTATACCGCGACGAACGTGCGCGACGGTGCACAGACCATCACCGGCGCCGGCACCACCACCGGAGCCGATGCCACGTTCCGGGTGGCCAACTACGGCCTGTACGGACAGACCAATATCGGCCTGCGCGATCGGTACTTCCTCGAGCTGGGACTGCGTGCCGACCAGAACACCGCCTTCGGCTCCACCGTCGGTGCGCAGTACTACCCCAAGGTGGGACTCGTGTACGAAGTCACGCAGGAATCGTGGATGCGCGATCTCGTCGGCGAACGCTGGCTTCCCAAGTTCCGTCTGCGCGGCAACTACGGCGTGGCCGGCAACTTCCCGCGTCCGTTCGCCAACGACCAGACGATCAACTTCTCCTCGTTGGGTGGTGCACTGGCGGCCACGTTCGGCCAGCCGGGCGATCCCAATCTGCGGCCCGAACGCACCAGCACCTTCGAAGGCGGTTTCGATGCCAGCCTGCTGGCCGATCGCGCAACGGTGAGCCTCACCGTCTACAAGGCCCGCACCAGGGACGCGCTCCTCAACGCGCCGTCGGCCCCATCCACCGGCCAGACCACGCAGCTGCGCAATGTCGGGGAAATCGAGAACCGCGGCATCGAACTCCGTTCGTCCATCGTGCCCTGGTCGAGCCCCGCGGGACGCCTCACGCTCACCGGCTCGGTGAACACGCTCAAGAACAAGATGGTCAGCACCGGCAACACGCCGGTGTTCAACCTCGGTGGCCTGAGCGAACGCACCATCCAGGCAGTGGTCGAAGCCGGTCAGCCGGTGGGATATCTGCGCGGATCGAAAGCCACGTTCAATCCCGACGGAACGCTGCAGAAAGTCGAGCTGCTGCAGTATCTCGGCAAACCGCACCCCGACACCTTCGGCTCGATGTCGGCGCAGCTCCGGCTCGGCAGCCGCTTCACCGTCAATGTTGATGGTGACTACCAGTTCGGCGCCTCGTCGCATTCGTTCGATCGTCACTTCCGGTTCCAGTATGGCCTGCCGGAAACCATCGTGCCCGCCGCGGCCGTCAAGGCTGCCGGTGGACCGACCGGCATCTGGCTCGACGTCTTCAATCTCTTCGTCGAGAAGACCGACTACGTGAAGCTGCGCAATCTGTCGGTCGAGTACCGACTGCCGGAACGTCTCGTGCCCCGTGGTGCGAGCTCCGCGCGCATCAGCTTCGCGGCCAACAACCTGCTGACCTGGGCCACCTCCAGCTTCGACCCCGAAGTGGACCTCTCCGGTGCCATTGGCCAGGGCGCGGCCGCCGTGGGCGGCTTCAACTACTCCACCGATTCCGCCGCACGCAGCTTCCTGCTGTCGATCGGCCTGGGCTTCTGA
- a CDS encoding alkaline phosphatase D family protein produces the protein MTDPSISRRLFLGTTIASGAALWRPPGGIASPTGESALSRWLGGAPGIITSERLRPVTVGGVQTGDVLPDRAIIWSRTDRPAQCLVEWSTSDKFTNVRRVRGGMTSPDSAFTSHVDLSGLPADQHIFYRVRYESDDAPGAFSEPLVGQFRTPPRIGARAQRPIRVIWSGDMVGQGWGIDESRGGLRIYDALRRAEPDVFIHSGDNIYADQPLLPEVKLDDGTVWRNLVTEEKSKVAETLDEFRGAFAYNLLDPHARQFGASVPIVAQWDDHEVCDNWFHDLVLQNDPRFTEKRVRVLAERAKQALFEFLPIRRNPDERDRIYRSFSYGPLVEIFVIDLRSYRGANSPNKQTELTPESSILGADQLAWLEKSLKASRATWKIIACDMPIGLIVPDRIRNGERNYEAVANGDHGAPLGRELEIAKLLRSLKQANVRNTVWVTADVHYAAAHHYSPERAQFTEFNPFWELVAGPMHAGTFGPNLLDNTFGPEVRFASPAPKPNRPPSDNMQFYGTLDVDPRTRALTAGLWDVTGKRLWSVEMPAE, from the coding sequence ATGACCGACCCTTCAATTTCCCGCCGGCTTTTCCTGGGTACCACGATCGCTTCGGGCGCCGCACTCTGGCGACCACCCGGGGGCATTGCCTCGCCCACGGGCGAGAGTGCGCTGAGCCGATGGCTGGGGGGAGCGCCGGGCATCATCACCTCGGAACGCCTGCGGCCGGTGACGGTGGGTGGCGTGCAGACGGGCGACGTCCTGCCCGACCGCGCCATCATCTGGAGTCGCACCGATCGGCCGGCGCAGTGCCTGGTGGAGTGGTCCACATCCGACAAGTTCACCAATGTCCGGCGCGTGCGGGGTGGTATGACCAGCCCCGACTCGGCGTTCACCTCGCACGTGGATCTGTCGGGGCTTCCGGCCGACCAGCACATCTTCTATCGCGTGCGCTACGAAAGCGACGATGCGCCGGGTGCATTCAGTGAGCCGCTGGTGGGTCAGTTCCGCACACCGCCCCGCATCGGTGCCCGCGCACAGCGTCCCATACGGGTCATCTGGTCGGGCGACATGGTGGGCCAGGGATGGGGCATCGACGAATCGCGCGGTGGACTGCGCATCTACGATGCACTCCGGCGGGCCGAACCCGATGTGTTCATTCATTCGGGTGACAACATCTACGCCGATCAACCGCTGCTGCCGGAAGTGAAGCTCGACGACGGTACCGTCTGGCGCAATCTGGTGACCGAGGAGAAGTCGAAGGTGGCGGAAACGCTCGACGAATTCCGCGGCGCCTTCGCCTACAATCTGCTCGATCCGCATGCACGGCAGTTCGGTGCCAGTGTGCCCATCGTCGCGCAGTGGGACGATCACGAGGTGTGTGACAACTGGTTCCATGATCTCGTGCTGCAGAACGATCCCCGGTTCACGGAGAAACGGGTGCGGGTGCTCGCGGAGCGGGCCAAACAGGCGCTCTTCGAGTTTCTGCCCATTCGTCGGAACCCCGACGAGCGCGACCGGATCTACCGTTCGTTCTCCTACGGACCGCTCGTCGAGATCTTCGTCATCGACCTGCGCAGTTATCGCGGCGCCAACTCCCCCAACAAGCAGACTGAGCTGACGCCCGAGTCGTCCATTCTGGGCGCCGACCAACTGGCCTGGCTGGAGAAGAGTCTCAAGGCCAGTCGCGCGACCTGGAAGATCATCGCCTGCGACATGCCCATCGGCCTCATCGTGCCAGACCGCATACGGAACGGTGAACGCAACTACGAAGCGGTGGCCAACGGCGACCATGGCGCACCGCTGGGCCGCGAACTCGAGATCGCGAAACTTCTGCGGTCGCTCAAACAGGCGAATGTACGCAACACCGTCTGGGTGACGGCCGACGTGCATTACGCCGCCGCGCATCACTACTCACCGGAGCGCGCGCAGTTCACCGAGTTCAACCCGTTCTGGGAATTGGTGGCGGGTCCGATGCACGCGGGCACGTTCGGTCCGAATCTGCTCGACAACACCTTCGGTCCCGAAGTGCGTTTCGCGAGCCCGGCCCCCAAGCCCAATCGTCCGCCCAGCGACAACATGCAGTTCTACGGCACGCTCGATGTCGATCCCCGTACACGCGCGCTCACGGCCGGACTGTGGGATGTGACCGGCAAGCGCCTGTGGAGCGTGGAGATGCCGGCGGAATAG
- the recD gene encoding exodeoxyribonuclease V subunit alpha has translation MASGNVPVEIVVSTLDRSFARLVVRLAGEHGMTDGTKQELLRCTALLVSAERADGNSCVELGEYAGQEVDLGGRVMRFPSLAEWQRLLLDSGVCTPASSDAADEASTDGSSLFVLENERLYLSRYHRAESRLAVAIRRRAAAVVTIDPTVSTARFRALFPSACDAATVDWQALAAVAALRSPLVFITGGPGTGKTTVAARLLALLLDRDPGLTIALAAPTGRAAARLSEAIGAAAVRDGLHELTQIAAATGGRTLHRLLGYHPATQRFRFHADRPLAEDVVVVDEASMVDVLMMDALFAALKPSARVLVLGDPDQLASVDTGFVLGDVTRAAQGDGRAGAVRYSADLIQAYATLSGVHAPALVHEDHPLPLQDVVIRLQVSWRFGRQVGIGRLAECTRLGRSDEVLGVLDDPACDDVALRDLPGTAAVLLAPVQSQIERFLSAITPDDALGALAQFRILAALREGPSGVAGLNTLIESWLQRQGRFVAGWYDHRPILITANDPSTQLYNGDVGVVLAVGGVPMVHFPTPEGGVRSLSPSQLPMHETAWAMTVHKSQGSEFDHVLLVLPDVDSRVLTRELVYTGVTRARRSVTLFGDRRVLVAAIERSVARASGLVQRLRR, from the coding sequence GTGGCTTCGGGAAACGTGCCGGTGGAGATCGTGGTGTCGACTCTGGACCGGTCGTTTGCGCGTCTGGTGGTGCGTCTCGCCGGCGAACACGGCATGACCGATGGGACCAAGCAGGAGCTGTTGCGGTGCACGGCCCTGCTGGTGAGCGCCGAGCGAGCCGATGGCAACAGTTGTGTGGAACTGGGAGAGTACGCCGGGCAGGAAGTCGATCTCGGTGGCCGTGTGATGCGGTTTCCCTCTCTGGCCGAATGGCAACGGCTTCTCCTGGACAGTGGCGTGTGCACCCCTGCCTCCTCCGACGCCGCGGATGAGGCGTCCACAGACGGCTCTTCCCTCTTCGTTCTCGAAAACGAACGGTTGTATCTGTCGAGATATCACCGGGCGGAATCACGACTGGCCGTCGCAATCCGTCGGCGCGCCGCGGCGGTGGTCACGATCGATCCAACCGTATCGACGGCGCGGTTCCGCGCACTCTTTCCATCGGCCTGTGACGCAGCGACGGTGGATTGGCAGGCACTGGCGGCCGTGGCTGCGCTTCGGTCACCGCTGGTGTTCATCACCGGAGGGCCCGGTACCGGGAAAACCACCGTGGCCGCTCGGCTGCTGGCGCTGCTGCTCGACCGGGATCCGGGGCTGACGATCGCACTGGCCGCACCCACCGGACGTGCCGCGGCGCGGCTGTCGGAAGCGATTGGTGCGGCGGCTGTGCGCGATGGTCTTCATGAGCTCACGCAGATTGCGGCGGCGACCGGAGGACGCACGTTGCATCGTCTGCTTGGCTATCATCCGGCCACGCAACGATTCCGCTTTCACGCCGATCGTCCGCTCGCCGAGGACGTGGTGGTCGTCGATGAAGCGAGCATGGTGGACGTGCTCATGATGGACGCGCTGTTTGCGGCTCTCAAACCATCCGCGCGTGTGCTCGTGCTGGGCGATCCCGATCAGTTGGCCAGTGTCGATACGGGATTCGTGCTGGGGGATGTCACCAGGGCCGCGCAAGGCGATGGACGGGCGGGCGCCGTTCGCTATTCGGCCGATCTCATACAGGCGTACGCGACACTGTCCGGTGTGCATGCTCCGGCGCTGGTACATGAAGACCATCCCCTGCCGCTGCAGGATGTGGTGATCCGATTGCAGGTGTCCTGGCGTTTCGGACGACAGGTGGGCATCGGACGTCTGGCGGAATGCACGCGGCTCGGGCGCAGCGACGAGGTGCTCGGAGTGCTCGATGACCCCGCGTGTGATGACGTGGCGCTGCGCGATCTGCCTGGCACGGCAGCGGTGCTGCTGGCACCCGTGCAATCGCAGATCGAACGTTTTCTTTCGGCCATCACGCCCGACGACGCTCTCGGGGCGCTTGCCCAGTTCCGCATTCTTGCCGCGTTACGGGAAGGTCCGAGCGGCGTGGCCGGGCTCAACACCCTGATCGAAAGCTGGCTGCAGCGACAGGGACGTTTCGTGGCGGGATGGTACGATCATCGCCCCATCCTGATCACCGCCAATGATCCGTCCACGCAGCTCTACAACGGCGATGTCGGAGTGGTGCTGGCGGTGGGCGGGGTACCGATGGTGCATTTCCCCACGCCGGAGGGTGGGGTGCGTTCGCTCTCGCCGTCGCAGCTGCCGATGCACGAAACGGCCTGGGCGATGACGGTGCACAAGTCGCAGGGATCGGAGTTCGATCATGTGCTGCTCGTGCTTCCGGATGTCGACAGCCGGGTGCTGACCCGTGAACTCGTCTATACCGGGGTGACCCGCGCCCGCCGTTCCGTCACGTTGTTCGGGGACCGGCGCGTTCTGGTTGCCGCGATCGAACGATCGGTGGCGCGGGCGTCGGGGCTGGTGCAGCGCTTGCGGAGGTAG